From the Synechococcus sp. Nb3U1 genome, the window CACTGCCAAATGCAGCCCCGAAGGGCAGCAACACCGATATCCCCAGAGCAAACGGCAACCCTCGCCACCAAAGGGATCCGGCCAAGCCCAACCCTAGCAACCCATACAGGCCCCAACTGAGCTGAAGCGACTGCCCGATGCTCTCCGGCAGGGATCCCCCCACAAAGGGCAACAAACCCGCTACCAGCATCATCCCCAGGGATCCCCAGTGGCAACCCGGCTCCAGTCGCATCTCCTTAGGCTTAGCCCCAGCCACCAGGATCACCAAGCCCAACCCTGCCAGCAGCCACAGGATCAAACTCAGCTGGGATCCCAGTTCCCCCAACCATTCCACCAGGGATCCCCAGTGGACGACCAGCCAGGAAACTGCCAGCAATCCCGGTAGAAGCCAACTCCTTATGGGTGTGGGCGGGATCCTAGGTTTCTCTGGCTCAGTGTCCTCTGGCTCTAACCTCAACACATTCACTCGCTTCTCCTGCCTGGTTCGAGAAGGTTGTTTTGGGTTATAGCCTCACAGTTAAGGATCCCGCGTGAGTTGGATCACATTCACAAAACAAGCTCAGCAACACACCACTGGAGTACGCTGCTGAACCCGATGGACAATCGGGATCCCTGTTTGGGGCGTTAGTTGCTGGCGCCGTCCATCCCTTCAAGCAGTTGGCCAAGGTACCAAATGTCGGCTTCGCTGGCCACTTCACCCTCAGCGAGGAAAGGCGTGCCATCTTGGAAGTTCAACGGTCCCTTAAACAGCTCGATGCTGCCATCTCCCAAGCCAGCGATAAACTCTTCTAACTTGGCCCGATCTTCGGATCCCAGGGCATCGCCGATGACAAAGCCAGCAGAAGATGTGTCGGGATTGTTGATATCCGACCAATCGATGGCTGGGCGGACAAACTCGCTCTCAAAAGTGCCAGCCTTGGCAGCCTCGATCATCTCCTTATAGCCGGGGCCCCAGTTGTAGTAAGAAACCCCTAGGCAAATGTCGGGGGCAAAATCGCATCCGGTAGCCAAACCATAGCCGGTGTAGCGTACCCGTTGTCCTGCCTCGGCAGCCCGCTTGCCTTGTACCGCCGCTTCGGGGGTATCCAGCGCCGACATCACAACATCAAAGCCACCATTGTAAAAATCATCCGCCACTTTGGTCGGATCTAGGGTGACACCGGGGATGTTGAACCAAAAGCCAATCCAGGTGACGCGGAATTCCAGTTCCTCGGGGCGGTCGCGGTAGTTGTCCCAGCAATACTTAGCCCCCAAGTAGGCCGCTGCTGCATAACGGCGGGTTTCATCGTTGATCAGGGGACCCAACATGCCGATTTTGCCGGTTTCGGATCCCAGGGCAGCGGCACATCCCGCCACCATACGCATTTCTTCCATCTGGGGCATGATGTTGGCCAGGTTGGGCTGCTCGATATAGTTCTTCCCTTCCTGCCAGGCCATGTCTCCAGAGGCATGGATGACGGCGATCTCAGGATATTTGCGGGCGGTCTCGAGGGCATCATCTTTGTGGTCGTCGGAAGTAAAGATGATTACCTTGGCCCCTTGGGCAATCATGTCATCCGCCACTTGGGATCCGCGCACATTCGGACGATCTGCTGGGTTCACCTTATCCAGATAGTCAAACTCCACGCCAGGCAACTTGGCCATGACGTATTCGCTTCCCTCGACGTGGGCTTGGCTCCAACCGCCATCCTGCATCGGCCCCACCAACACCATGCCCACCTTGAAGGTGTCCTCCTGTGCCGAAGTGGGGGCGGATCCCAGCAAAGCGGCAACCGATAGGCCAATCGCCAAACTTTTCAACGGAAAAAGGGTAGAGGGAAGGCTCCAGTTCACAAGCAGCTCCGGCAAGACAGCAGGGTAGAGATTGGTAAAGATCTGAATAGAGATCCTACAGTTAGAGATCCAAGAGATCTTCTAAGAGATCTAA encodes:
- a CDS encoding BMP family lipoprotein, with product MNWSLPSTLFPLKSLAIGLSVAALLGSAPTSAQEDTFKVGMVLVGPMQDGGWSQAHVEGSEYVMAKLPGVEFDYLDKVNPADRPNVRGSQVADDMIAQGAKVIIFTSDDHKDDALETARKYPEIAVIHASGDMAWQEGKNYIEQPNLANIMPQMEEMRMVAGCAAALGSETGKIGMLGPLINDETRRYAAAAYLGAKYCWDNYRDRPEELEFRVTWIGFWFNIPGVTLDPTKVADDFYNGGFDVVMSALDTPEAAVQGKRAAEAGQRVRYTGYGLATGCDFAPDICLGVSYYNWGPGYKEMIEAAKAGTFESEFVRPAIDWSDINNPDTSSAGFVIGDALGSEDRAKLEEFIAGLGDGSIELFKGPLNFQDGTPFLAEGEVASEADIWYLGQLLEGMDGASN